In the genome of bacterium, one region contains:
- a CDS encoding type II secretion system protein: MEGQKVNQEAGFTFIELMVVLTIIAILAGMGLSQFQNYRARTFNALALSDLKNVINAQEAYYTDFESYITCATGVACASVLPGFHFSENVVLNVQSAGATFTGESLHPMGTETYNYDSATGEFTH, encoded by the coding sequence ATGGAAGGCCAGAAAGTAAATCAAGAAGCTGGTTTTACATTCATTGAACTCATGGTGGTATTAACAATCATCGCCATCTTAGCCGGGATGGGATTAAGTCAATTTCAGAATTACCGCGCCCGAACATTTAACGCGTTAGCGCTTTCGGATTTAAAAAACGTGATCAATGCCCAAGAGGCTTACTATACAGACTTCGAATCGTATATAACCTGCGCTACTGGAGTAGCCTGCGCATCGGTCTTACCGGGCTTCCATTTCTCAGAAAATGTCGTGTTGAATGTACAATCAGCAGGTGCAACATTTACCGGAGAATCGCTCCATCCAATGGGAACTGAAACTTACAACTATGACAGTGCAACTGGTGAGTTCACTCATTAG